One genomic segment of Entelurus aequoreus isolate RoL-2023_Sb linkage group LG25, RoL_Eaeq_v1.1, whole genome shotgun sequence includes these proteins:
- the smarca4a gene encoding SWI/SNF related, matrix associated, actin dependent regulator of chromatin, subfamily a, member 4a isoform X2: MSTPDPPMGGTPRPGPSPGPGLSPGGMMGPSPGPSPGSAHSMMGPSPGPPGSGHPHPPQGPSGYPQDNMHQMHKPMDAMHEKGMPDDPRYNQMKGMAMRPGGHSGMGPPPSPMDQHSQGYPSPLAGSEHAPSPVPANGPPSGPMMPGGPSGPSAGPMDGSGEPNQGMGQPNRGGPPVPSGPGGAVGGPGGSAGPTPFNQNQLHQLRAQIMAYKILARSQPIPDHLQMAVQGKRPMPGMQQPPMPNMPPSAGPAGGPGAGPGQANYGRPHGMVGPNMPPPGPAGVPPGMQGQPTNGPPKSWPEGPMVNAAAPSNPPQKLIPPQPTGRPSPAPPSVPPAASPVMPPQTQSPGQPAQPPPMMLHQKQNRVTPIQKPRGLDPVEILQEREYRLQARIAHRIQELENLPGSLAGDLRTKANIELKALRLLNFQRQLRQEVVVCMRRDTALETALNAKAYKRSKRQSLREARITEKLEKQQKIEQERKRRQKHQEYLNSILQHAKDFKEYHRSITAKIQKATKAVATYHANTEREQKKENERIEKERMRRLMAEDEEGYRKLIDQKKDKRLAYLLQQTDEYVANLTELVRAHKAVQALKEKKKKKKKKKPEAVEGGTAALGPDGEPLDETSQMSDLPVKVIHVDSGKILTGVDAPKACQLETWLEVNPGYEVAPRSDSEDSGSDEEEEEEEEDEQPHASSQSEEKKKIPDPDSEDVSEVDVAHIIEHAKQDVDDEYGNAAFNRGLQSYYAVAHAVTEKVDKQSSLLINGQLKQYQVKGLEWLVSLYNNNLNGILADEMGLGKTIQTIALITYLMEYKRINGPFLIIVPLSTLSNWVYEFDKWAPSVVKVSYKGSPAARRAFVPILRSGKFNVLLTTYEYIIKDKQVLAKLRWKYMIVDEGHRMKNHHCKLTQVLNTHYLAPRRLLLTGTPLQNKLPELWALLNFLLPTIFKSCNTFEQWFNAPFAMTGEKVDLNEEETILIIRRLHKVLRPFLLRRLKKEVEAQLPEKVEYVIKCDMSALQRVLYRHMQAKGVLLTDGSEKDKKGKGGTKTLMNTIMQLRKICNHPYMFQHIEESFSEHLGYSGGVVSGADLYRSSGKFELLDRILPKLRATNHKVLLFCQMTTLMTIMEDYFAYRNFKYLRLDGTTKAEDRGMLLKTFNDPASEYFVFLLSTRAGGLGLNLQSADTVVIYDSDWNPHQDLQAQDRAHRIGQQNEVRVLRLCTVNSVEEKILAAAKYKLNVDQKVIQAGMFDQKSSGCERRAFLQAILEHEEQDEVGARGGCRARGTWEEDEVPDDETVNQMIARSEEEFEQFMRMDLDRRREDARNPKRKPRLMEEDDMPSWILKDDAEVERLTCEEEEEKMFGRGSRQRKEVDYSDSLTEKQWLKMSGHPITFAPSH; this comes from the exons ATGTCCACTCCTGACCCCCCAATGGGAGGGACACCTCGGCCAGGTCCCTCCCCAGGCCCAGGGCTATCTCCTGGTGGCATGATGGGCCCAAGTCCAGGTCCCTCTCCTGGCTCTGCCCATAGTATGATGGGGCCCAGTCCCGGACCTCCTGGATCCGGGCACCCGCACCCTCCACAGGGACCCTCAGGATATCCTCAGGACAACATGCACCAGATGCACAAA CCAATGGACGCCATGCACGAGAAGGGAATGCCAGACGACCCTCGCTACAACCAAATGAAAGGCATGGCTATGAGACCGGGAGGCCACAGTGGTATGGGACCCCCTCCAAGTCCCATGGACCAACATTCCCAGG GCTACCCCTCTCCACTGGCAGGCTCCGAGCACGCACCAAGCCCAGTCCCAGCTAATGGTCCTCCGTCTGGCCCCATGATGCCTGGAGGTCCATCTGGCCCAAGTGCGGGACCAATGGATGGCAGCGGCGAACCAAATCAGGGAATGGGACAGCCTAACCGTGGGGGTCCTCCGGTTCCTAGTGGACCAGGTGGCGCCGTAGGTGGACCGGGTGGTTCAGCCGGACCCACCCCTTTCAACCAGAATCAGTTGCACCAACTCAGGGCTCAGATTATGGCCTACAAGATCCTGGCACGGAGTCAGCCCATACCGGACCATTTGCAAATGGCTGTGCAAGGCAAGAGACCCATGCCCGGTATGCAGCAACCACCTATGCCCAACATGCCCCCTTCTGCAGGTCCTGCAGGCGGACCAGGGGCGGGGCCAGGCCAGGCTAACTACGGCAGACCTCATG GCATGGTTGGTCCCAATATGCCACCTCCTGGACCTGCTGGAGTGCCCCCAGGGATGCAAGGTCAGCCGACCAATGGACCCCCGAAATCGTGGCCTGAAG GACCAATGGTAAACGCTGCTGCACCGTCCAATCCTCCTCAGAAGCTGATTCCACCTCAGCCCACGGGCAGACCCTCTCCCGCTCCCCCCTCTGTGCCACCCGCCGCCTCCCCAGTAATGCCCCCTCAGACGCAGTCTCCAGGCCAGCCTGCACAGCCTCCACCCATGATGCTTCACCAGAAACAGAACCGCGTAACACCTATTCAAAAACCCAGAGGGCTGGACCCGGTGGAGATCCTTCAGGAGAGAGAGTACCG GCTACAAGCCCGTATTGCTCACCGTATTCAGGAGCTGGAAAACCTGCCTGGCTCCCTTGCAGGTGACCTACGTACCAAGGCTAACATTGAGCTCAAAGCCCTCAGGCTGCTTAACTTCCAGAGACAG CTACGCCAGGAGGTGGTGGTCTGTATGCGCCGTGACACTGCTCTAGAAACTGCTCTTAACGCAAAGGCCTACAAGCGCAGCAAGCGTCAGTCTCTACGTGAAGCGCGTATAACGGAGAAGCTTGAGAAACAGCAGAAGATTGAACAAGAACGCAAACGTCGACAGAAACATCAG GAATACCTCAACAGCATCCTGCAGCatgccaaggacttcaaggaatACCATCGCTCCATCACAGCAAAGATTCAGAAAGCCACCAAAGCGGTGGCCACATACCACGCCAACACTGAGCGCGAGCAGAAGAAAGAGAATGAGCGCATTGAGAAAGAGCGAATGCGGAGGCTGATG GCAGAAGATGAGGAGGGCTATCGAAAACTTATTGACCAGAAAAAAGACAAGCGTCTGGCCTACCTCTTGCAACAGACAGACGAATATGTGGCCAACCTCACTGAGCTGGTGCGAGCCCACAAAGCCGTGCAAGCtctcaaagaaaagaaaaagaagaaaaaaaagaag aAGCCCGAGGCTGTGGAAGGTGGTACTGCTGCTCTTGGACCTGATGGAGAG CCGTTAGATGAAACCAGCCAAATGAGTGACCTCCCAGTGAAAGTCATTCATGTGGACAGTGGAAAGATCTTGACTGGAGTCGATGCACCTAAAGCGTGTCAGCTGGAAACCTGGCTTGAAGTGAATCCAGG GTATGAAGTAGCGCCACGCTCAGACAGTGAAGACAGTGGCTCAgatgaagaggaggaagaggag GAAGAGGATGAGCAACCACATGCTTCTTCTCAATCCGAAGAGAAAAAGAAGATCCCTGACCCAGACAGTGAAGACGTATCTGAGGTGGATGTCGCGCACATTATCGA GCATGCCAAGCAGGATGTGGACGATGAGTACGGTAACGCAGCTTTCAACCGAGGCCTGCAGTCTTACTATGCTGTGGCTCACGCTGTCACAGAGAAAGTGGACAAACAGTCTTCATTGCTGATCAACGGACAGCTCAAGCAATACCAG GTCAAAGGGCTAGAGTGGCTGGTGTCACTTTACAACAACAACTTAAATGGCATCCTGGCTGATGAAATGGGTCTGGGAAAAACCATCCAGACTATTGCCCTAATCACCTACCTCATGGAGTACAAGCGGATCAACGGGCCCTTCCTGATCATTGTACCCCTCTC AACTCTATCCAACTGGGTGTACGAGTTTGATAAGTGGGCGCCATCTGTCGTGAAGGTCTCGTACAAG GGGTCTCCAGCTGCTCGGCGTGCATTTGTTCCTATCTTGCGCAGCGGCAAATTCAATGTGCTTCTCACCACATACGAGTACATCATCAAAGACAAGCAGGTGCTAGCTAAG CTTCGTTGGAAGTACATGATTGTGGACGAGGGCCATCGTATGAAGAACCACCACTGTAAGCTGACCCAGGTCTTGAACACGCACTACCTGGCCCCACGGCGGCTGCTGCTCACAGGCACTCCTCTGCAGAACAAGCTCCCTGAGCTCTGGGCGCTGCTCAACTTCCTCCTGCCCACCATTTTCAAGAGCTGCAACACCTTTGAACAATGGTTCAATGCCCCTTTCGCCATGACTGGAGAGAAG GTTGACCTAAATGAAGAAGAGACCATCCTCATTATTCGACGTCTACACAAGGTGCTAAGACCCTTTTTGCTGCGACGACTCAAAAAAGAAGTCGAGGCCCAACTGCCAGAGAAG GTGGAGTATGTTATCAAATGTGACATGTCAGCCCTTCAGAGAGTGTTGTACAGACACATGCAGGCAAAGGGAGTCCTGCTCACAGATGGATCCGAGAAAGACAAGAAG GGTAAAGGTGGCACCAAGACGCTGATGAACACAATCATGCAGCTGAGAAAGATCTGCAACCACCCCTACATGTTCCAGCACATAGAG GAGTCTTTCTCTGAGCATCTTGGGTACTCTGGAGGAGTAGTGAGTGG TGCTGATTTGTACCGCTCCTCTGGGAAGTTTGAGCTGCTGGATCGCATCCTGCCCAAACTAAGGGCCACCAACCACAAAGTGCTGCTCTTCTGTCAGATGACCACACTCATGACCATCATGGAGGACTACTTTGCCTACCGCAACTTCAAATACCTACGTCTGGATG GAACAACAAAGGCTGAGGACCGTGGGATGCTGCTGAAGACCTTCAATGACCCAGCTTCTGAGTACTTTGTGTTCCTGCTCAGCACCCGAGCAGGAGGTCTGGGTCTCAACCTGCAGTCTGCTGATACGGTGGTCATCTATGACAGTGACTGGAACCCCCATCAG GACCTGCAAGCCCAAGACCGGGCCCATCGAATCGGTCAGCAAAACGAGGTGCGCGTCCTGCGCCTCTGCACCGTCAACAGCGTGGAGGAGAAGATTCTGGCAGCGGCCAAATACAAACTCAATGTGGACCAGAAGGTCATCCAAGCGGGCATGTTTGACCAAAAGTCGTCAGGCTGTGAGCGCCGGGCCTTCTTACAGGCCATTCTGGAGCACGAGGAACAGGACGAGGTCGGGGCTCGAGGAGGCTGCCGCGCTAGGGGGACGTGG GAGGAGGATGAAGTGCCCGACGATGAGACTGTCAATCAGATGATCGCCCGAAGTGAAGAAGAGTTTGAACAGTTTATG CGCATGGATCTGGACAGACGCCGCGAGGACGCCCGCAACCCCAAGAGGAAACCTCGACTGATGGAGGAGGACGATATGCCCAGCTGGATTTTGAAAGATGATGCCGAGGTGGAGCGGCTGACCtgtgaagaggaggaggagaagatgtTCGGCCGAGGGTCCCGTCAGCGCAAGGAGGTGGACTACAGCGACTCCCTCACTGAGAAGCAGTGGTTGAAG ATGTCAGGTCACCCAATCACATTCGCTCCGTCGCATTGA